A single region of the Aliidongia dinghuensis genome encodes:
- a CDS encoding alpha/beta fold hydrolase, with protein sequence MATILWRRTLSALTAIALALPMAAEAVVPYPTGAVAPLQVDALPSGFVASNVRVGEVGLHIVRGGYGARTVLLLHDWPETWYAWRKVLPALAARETVVAPDLRGLGGSTVPANGYDALTLARDIHGLRSQLGLGPVLVVGQGIGGTVAYAYARLYPDEVRAAVLLDTPLPGLGPWPDIRSAPNSWMMGFNADTDLAEALVQGREDVFLQGVFSRTAVVPQAITDDDRAVYLRSYRLPAHLKAGFELYRALPAAEAFDRQHTEAFAPPILLVGGDRGLGPYEEKIAADLAAHGVQRLQTAVIPDCGHWIAEEQPARLISLLASPFLDQDPGPNDAPTQ encoded by the coding sequence ATGGCGACGATCCTATGGCGACGGACGCTGAGCGCGCTGACAGCCATCGCGCTCGCTCTGCCGATGGCCGCGGAAGCGGTCGTGCCCTATCCGACCGGTGCCGTCGCCCCGTTGCAGGTCGATGCACTGCCGAGCGGCTTCGTGGCCTCGAACGTCCGTGTCGGGGAGGTCGGTCTCCACATCGTGCGCGGCGGCTACGGCGCGCGCACGGTGCTGTTGCTCCATGACTGGCCGGAGACCTGGTACGCGTGGCGCAAGGTGCTGCCGGCGCTTGCGGCGCGGGAGACGGTCGTCGCCCCCGACCTGCGCGGCCTCGGCGGTTCGACCGTGCCGGCAAACGGCTACGATGCGCTGACCCTGGCGCGCGACATCCACGGCTTGCGCAGCCAGCTTGGCCTCGGCCCTGTCCTCGTCGTCGGCCAGGGCATTGGCGGCACGGTCGCCTATGCCTATGCGCGCCTCTATCCCGACGAGGTGCGGGCGGCTGTCCTGCTCGACACGCCGCTGCCTGGCCTCGGCCCGTGGCCGGACATCCGGAGCGCGCCCAACAGCTGGATGATGGGGTTCAACGCGGATACCGATCTGGCTGAGGCCCTGGTCCAAGGGCGCGAGGATGTTTTCCTGCAAGGGGTGTTCAGCCGCACCGCGGTCGTGCCGCAGGCGATCACGGACGACGATCGGGCGGTCTATCTGCGCAGCTATCGCCTGCCGGCCCATTTGAAGGCCGGTTTCGAGCTCTATCGCGCCCTGCCTGCGGCCGAGGCGTTCGACCGGCAGCATACGGAGGCCTTCGCGCCGCCGATCCTGCTTGTCGGCGGCGACCGGGGGCTCGGTCCCTATGAGGAGAAAATTGCGGCGGATCTGGCTGCCCATGGCGTGCAACGCCTGCAGACCGCCGTCATCCCGGACTGCGGCCATTGGATTGCCGAGGAACAGCCGGCGCGCCTTATCAGCCTGCTGGCATCGCCCTTCCTCGACCAAGATCCCGGCCCGAACGACGCACCGACGCAATAG
- a CDS encoding YdeI/OmpD-associated family protein, which translates to MNPKVDAYLSNVKKWRAEFDKLRAIVLDCELTEELKWGVPCYTLGDKNIVLIHGFKEYCAILFVKGALLKDPEGILIRQTENVQAGRQIRFTSVREIVEMETVLKTYIHDAIEVEKAGLKVNKKKTAEFTVPEEFQNKLDDTPALKTAFEALTPGRQRAYILYFSAPKQSKTRESRIEKCRQQILDGKGLDD; encoded by the coding sequence ATGAATCCAAAAGTCGATGCTTATCTAAGTAATGTCAAAAAATGGCGTGCCGAATTTGATAAATTGAGAGCGATTGTTCTCGACTGTGAACTGACGGAGGAGCTGAAATGGGGCGTCCCCTGTTACACGCTCGGAGATAAAAATATAGTTTTGATACATGGGTTTAAAGAATACTGTGCAATTCTGTTTGTCAAAGGTGCTTTGCTGAAGGATCCCGAGGGGATTCTGATCAGACAAACCGAGAATGTGCAGGCGGGACGCCAGATTCGGTTCACCAGCGTTCGAGAAATCGTCGAGATGGAAACCGTCTTGAAAACCTATATTCACGACGCCATCGAAGTGGAAAAAGCTGGATTGAAAGTGAATAAGAAAAAGACCGCGGAATTTACGGTTCCGGAAGAATTTCAAAATAAATTAGACGATACCCCTGCCTTGAAAACCGCCTTTGAGGCGCTGACGCCTGGACGACAAAGAGCGTATATCCTTTACTTTTCAGCACCAAAACAATCCAAGACTCGAGAATCAAGGATTGAAAAATGCCGTCAGCAAATTCTCGATGGGAAGGGACTGGACGATTGA
- a CDS encoding OmpA family protein: MRFSTRVAVVALAIAAGLSAHAYAQVVGPAEVRMFEDTPSLEQLRAILIPESLPGTTRKIVISGHDAPEPSSPVHAASMPTGALPAAPMPATPMSAAPMPVAMPTALPASMPTAMPNAVPAPHPIVRHEQAAAAAPQAGRETPGAVGFRINFAFNSAAIPRANQPQLDRIVQLMREVPTLALTVEGHTDAVGSADYNLDLSRQRALAVARYLVMQGVDPDRLQATGKGKTEPLTADPYAAENRRVQFVRRDAGRST; the protein is encoded by the coding sequence ATGCGCTTCTCGACCCGTGTGGCCGTCGTCGCCCTCGCGATCGCTGCCGGCCTCTCCGCCCACGCCTATGCCCAGGTCGTGGGGCCGGCCGAGGTCCGGATGTTCGAGGACACGCCGTCGCTCGAGCAGCTGCGGGCGATCCTCATCCCGGAATCGCTTCCGGGCACCACGCGCAAGATCGTGATCTCGGGCCACGATGCGCCGGAGCCATCGAGCCCGGTCCATGCGGCGTCGATGCCGACAGGGGCATTGCCCGCCGCTCCAATGCCCGCCACTCCAATGTCCGCCGCTCCAATGCCCGTCGCCATGCCGACCGCGCTGCCGGCATCGATGCCGACCGCCATGCCGAACGCCGTTCCCGCGCCGCATCCGATCGTCCGGCACGAGCAGGCCGCTGCTGCGGCACCGCAGGCAGGCCGGGAGACGCCGGGCGCCGTCGGCTTCCGCATCAATTTTGCCTTCAACTCGGCCGCAATCCCCCGGGCCAACCAGCCCCAGCTCGACCGCATCGTGCAGCTGATGCGCGAGGTTCCGACGCTGGCGCTCACCGTCGAAGGGCATACCGACGCCGTCGGCAGCGCCGACTACAACCTCGATCTGTCGCGCCAGCGGGCGCTGGCGGTCGCGCGCTATCTCGTCATGCAGGGCGTCGATCCCGATCGGCTGCAGGCCACGGGCAAAGGCAAGACCGAGCCGCTGACGGCCGATCCCTATGCAGCCGAGAACCGCCGCGTCCAGTTCGTGCGCCGCGATGCCGGCCGCTCGACCTGA
- a CDS encoding adenylate/guanylate cyclase domain-containing protein encodes MAATVAGSVLLFLGAIGAAFALAGPPSPIAAADLLFESLAIRFFTPPRPPSDRIVIIGLDEDTLSLMSYRSPLDRAFLARLIETLSERGVRAIGLDIVFDQATEPDKDRMLETALREVPTPVVIGSIARETALSPAQRRYLDAFVACCRHGYTNLARDMFDGMVRLHIPRDGNGSPSFAAALAEVAGGKPPARPFRIDWRPAARGATAFPIYPAQLVPSLPAAWLKDRIALVGLLIPGQDEHLTPLTVFAHPMFGVEIHAHALAQILDGAALAAPSPWIERGAVAAAAAIGMALVAVNDSVLPIAAVTVLIAAIWAGALAAFSIGAPLVAPLAPTLALSLGAGGARSWRGWLERRDRKVLMQLFSRFVGEPIVREFWKERDSFLDGGHPRPLELTATVLFSDIAGFTPICEALPPAPLIAWLDRYIDAMVDVVAAHDGVVLRFIGDGILAAFGAPVARRTEAEIDRDARNAVQSALAMVAAMQQLNAAWAAEGLPTAGIRIGIFTGPLVAGSLGSGAHMEYCLLGDTANTASRLEAQGKQHVDGPQDCVILVGEPTWGRLDGRFRAAEVGSVSLRGKRQPVGVYRILGAAD; translated from the coding sequence ATGGCGGCGACGGTCGCAGGATCGGTGCTGCTGTTCCTCGGCGCCATCGGGGCGGCCTTCGCGCTCGCGGGCCCGCCCTCGCCGATCGCGGCGGCGGACCTTCTGTTCGAGAGCCTCGCGATCCGCTTCTTCACCCCGCCGCGCCCGCCGAGCGACCGGATCGTCATCATCGGCCTCGACGAGGACACGCTCAGCCTCATGTCCTATCGATCGCCGCTCGACCGCGCGTTCCTCGCGCGGCTCATCGAGACGCTGTCGGAGCGGGGCGTGCGGGCGATCGGCCTCGACATCGTGTTCGACCAGGCGACCGAGCCGGACAAGGACCGCATGCTCGAGACCGCGCTGCGCGAGGTCCCGACGCCAGTAGTGATCGGCTCGATCGCCAGAGAAACGGCACTGTCGCCGGCGCAACGCCGCTACCTGGACGCCTTCGTCGCATGCTGCCGTCACGGCTACACCAATCTCGCGCGCGATATGTTCGATGGGATGGTCCGTCTCCATATCCCGCGCGACGGCAACGGTTCGCCGAGTTTCGCGGCGGCGCTTGCCGAGGTCGCCGGCGGCAAGCCGCCCGCCCGGCCATTCCGCATCGACTGGCGTCCCGCGGCCCGAGGGGCAACGGCCTTCCCGATCTATCCGGCCCAGCTGGTGCCGTCGCTGCCGGCCGCCTGGCTCAAGGACCGGATCGCCCTCGTCGGACTGCTGATCCCGGGCCAGGACGAGCATCTGACGCCGCTCACGGTGTTCGCCCACCCGATGTTCGGCGTCGAGATTCATGCCCACGCGCTGGCCCAGATCCTGGACGGGGCAGCGCTCGCGGCCCCCAGCCCCTGGATCGAACGCGGCGCCGTGGCGGCGGCGGCCGCGATCGGCATGGCGCTGGTCGCCGTCAACGACAGCGTGCTGCCGATCGCCGCCGTTACCGTGCTGATCGCGGCCATCTGGGCCGGCGCGCTCGCCGCCTTCAGCATCGGCGCCCCGCTCGTGGCGCCGCTGGCGCCGACGCTCGCCCTCAGCCTCGGCGCGGGCGGCGCCCGCAGCTGGCGCGGCTGGCTCGAACGGCGCGACCGAAAGGTGCTGATGCAGCTGTTCTCGCGCTTCGTCGGCGAGCCGATCGTGCGCGAATTCTGGAAGGAGCGCGACAGTTTCCTCGACGGCGGCCATCCCCGGCCGCTCGAGTTGACGGCGACCGTGCTGTTCTCGGACATCGCCGGCTTCACGCCGATCTGCGAGGCGCTGCCGCCCGCCCCGCTCATCGCCTGGCTCGACCGCTATATCGACGCGATGGTGGACGTCGTGGCCGCGCATGACGGCGTCGTCCTGCGCTTCATCGGCGACGGCATCCTGGCCGCGTTCGGCGCACCGGTCGCGCGGCGGACCGAAGCCGAGATCGATCGGGACGCTCGGAACGCCGTCCAGAGCGCGCTTGCGATGGTGGCGGCGATGCAGCAGCTGAACGCCGCCTGGGCGGCGGAAGGACTGCCGACGGCCGGCATCCGCATCGGCATCTTCACCGGCCCACTCGTCGCCGGCAGCCTCGGCAGCGGCGCGCATATGGAATATTGCCTGCTGGGCGATACGGCCAATACGGCGTCCCGGCTCGAGGCGCAGGGCAAGCAGCATGTCGACGGGCCGCAGGATTGCGTGATCCTGGTCGGCGAGCCGACCTGGGGCCGGCTGGACGGCCGGTTCCGCGCGGCCGAGGTCGGCAGCGTCAGCCTGCGCGGCAAGCGGCAGCCGGTCGGCGTCTACAGGATCCTCGGCGCCGCCGACTGA
- a CDS encoding Crp/Fnr family transcriptional regulator codes for MVRIAFDKELVLASNFLLQHLNRDELRELAATTSLTDYGPRAVIFQKGDPGTSMMAVIRGRVKICTHSLEGKELVLNIINRGGVFGEIALLDGEPRTADAVTLEETNLLVLERTRFVPFLADHPDVALRLISMLCKRLRQTSEHLEDTMFLEAPSRLARCLLRLASAFGKPDGTGVRLDIKLSQQQLGCLIGVSRESINKHLGEWQRDGLIGVESGYITLIDQGALEAIGCAEPGNAAAELAARAQSAAPRIL; via the coding sequence ATGGTGCGCATCGCCTTCGACAAGGAGCTCGTCCTTGCGAGCAACTTCCTGCTGCAGCACTTGAACCGCGACGAGCTGCGCGAGCTGGCGGCAACGACCTCGCTCACCGATTACGGGCCGCGCGCGGTGATCTTCCAGAAGGGCGACCCCGGCACGAGCATGATGGCGGTGATCCGCGGGCGGGTGAAGATCTGCACCCATTCGCTCGAGGGCAAGGAGCTGGTGCTCAACATCATCAACCGCGGCGGCGTGTTCGGCGAGATCGCCCTGCTCGACGGCGAGCCGCGCACGGCCGATGCCGTGACGCTCGAGGAGACCAACCTGCTTGTCCTCGAGCGCACGCGCTTCGTGCCGTTCCTGGCCGACCATCCGGACGTGGCGCTGCGGCTGATCTCGATGCTGTGCAAGCGCCTGCGGCAGACGAGCGAGCATCTCGAGGACACGATGTTCCTCGAGGCGCCGTCGCGGCTCGCCCGCTGCCTGCTGCGCCTCGCGAGTGCCTTCGGCAAGCCGGACGGCACGGGCGTGCGGCTCGACATCAAGCTGTCGCAGCAGCAGCTGGGCTGCCTGATCGGCGTGTCACGCGAGAGCATCAACAAGCATCTGGGCGAATGGCAGCGCGACGGGCTCATCGGGGTCGAAAGCGGCTACATCACGCTGATTGACCAGGGGGCGCTCGAGGCGATCGGCTGTGCCGAGCCGGGCAATGCCGCGGCCGAGCTTGCGGCGCGGGCTCAGTCGGCGGCGCCGAGGATCCTGTAG
- a CDS encoding mechanosensitive ion channel family protein, translating into MVAPGYRQLAVPAIVLATTFLAYHLIGGPAVVADGGISAGALAVIRDASGIGVWLALAWLGARSVDLLLRRLALAGQRPAPPPRLLSDLLRGLLFALAAIAIFIFVFDQPATGLIATSSVVIAVVGFALRYIISDVFSGIALNFDHPYRIGDWVETSPGVVGRVTEITWRATRLLTRDGIAIVAPNGLIATGRLVNYSEPEPTFRTSIKLSLDGAVPSERAKRLLLAGAMAATRAYPDLRPDVLVQDCGDDGIHYVVRFWVPNYGEENTCRDVVMSEVLRGLRRGGVVLAMPKRAIALSRDGRADTRRRTALETLVAETELFQAFEPEEQAVLAGRLRERRVERGTVVVREGEPGGSLFLVAEGALDVRLHVLNGNETTVDRMVPGDLFGEISLLTGAPRTASVVAMTDAVLYEMCKDDIHPLLQQRPELGEPLAALMAERQQHNLNRMQALEQAANGAAAPSSEDLLRRLRSFFGLTARS; encoded by the coding sequence GTGGTCGCACCGGGCTATCGACAGCTTGCTGTGCCGGCCATCGTCCTGGCCACGACCTTCCTTGCCTATCATCTGATCGGCGGACCGGCGGTCGTCGCCGACGGTGGCATCAGCGCCGGTGCGCTGGCCGTGATTCGCGACGCGTCCGGCATCGGCGTCTGGCTCGCGCTCGCCTGGCTCGGCGCGCGCAGCGTCGATCTGCTGCTGCGGCGGCTGGCGCTTGCCGGCCAGCGCCCGGCGCCGCCGCCGCGCTTGCTGAGCGATCTGCTGCGTGGGCTGCTGTTCGCGCTGGCCGCGATCGCCATCTTCATCTTCGTGTTCGACCAGCCGGCAACGGGCCTGATCGCCACCTCGAGCGTGGTGATCGCCGTGGTCGGCTTTGCGCTGCGCTACATCATCAGCGATGTCTTCTCCGGCATCGCACTTAACTTCGATCATCCGTACCGCATCGGCGACTGGGTCGAGACCTCGCCGGGTGTCGTCGGCCGAGTGACTGAGATCACCTGGCGGGCGACCCGGCTGTTGACACGCGACGGTATCGCCATTGTTGCGCCCAACGGCCTGATCGCGACCGGCCGGCTCGTCAACTACAGCGAGCCGGAGCCGACTTTCCGCACGAGCATCAAGCTGTCGCTCGATGGTGCTGTGCCGAGCGAGCGAGCAAAGCGCCTGCTGCTCGCCGGTGCCATGGCCGCGACGCGTGCCTATCCGGACCTGCGGCCGGACGTGCTGGTCCAGGATTGCGGCGACGACGGCATCCATTACGTCGTCCGCTTCTGGGTCCCGAACTATGGTGAGGAAAACACCTGTCGCGATGTCGTCATGTCCGAGGTGCTGCGTGGGCTCCGTCGCGGCGGCGTCGTGCTCGCCATGCCGAAGCGCGCGATCGCCCTGTCGCGGGACGGCCGGGCCGATACGCGGCGGCGCACCGCGCTCGAGACCCTGGTCGCCGAGACCGAGCTGTTCCAGGCGTTCGAGCCGGAGGAGCAGGCGGTCCTGGCCGGACGGCTGCGTGAGCGGCGCGTCGAGCGGGGCACCGTCGTCGTCCGCGAGGGCGAGCCGGGCGGCTCGCTGTTCCTGGTCGCGGAAGGGGCGCTCGACGTCAGGCTGCATGTCTTGAACGGCAACGAGACGACGGTCGACCGGATGGTGCCGGGCGATCTGTTCGGCGAGATCTCGCTCCTGACCGGGGCGCCCAGGACCGCGTCGGTCGTGGCGATGACGGACGCGGTGCTCTACGAGATGTGCAAGGACGATATCCATCCGCTGCTGCAGCAGCGCCCTGAGCTGGGCGAGCCGCTCGCGGCCCTGATGGCCGAGCGGCAGCAGCACAATCTCAATCGGATGCAGGCGCTCGAGCAGGCGGCGAACGGAGCCGCGGCGCCGAGCTCGGAGGACCTGCTGCGCCGCCTGCGCAGTTTCTTCGGCCTGACGGCGCGGAGCTGA
- a CDS encoding DUF4384 domain-containing protein, with protein sequence MRLPLLAVALALAALTLAACHPNPEMAHVAVEPRTAPARTITSFSESLRCMDELFLVQGKRDIYVTSAGVPDATGMITAGTKEMLITAVAKMSAKSGAFRFVDYDPTQIDVQFLSQLVGLRPEFVAPSYYIRGAITQLDANVLDSHAGAALSLPSVDLAVSSDQVVSVMSVDLNIGKLVSRQILPGMSASNSIAVVRSGHGGDVGGVIGKAGLTFSVALDRSEGFHQAARDLIELSTIEVLGKLTRVPYWQCLEIDQTNPTYRAEAREWYDAMGEAERVRFAKTGLARAGYYDGPVDDSADPALRDAVARYQAAHDLIASGRVDFDVYYRLLAAAGRPVETAALVPPPPSAPDLAPDLAPDPAPVAAPPAAAEPPPVAVVLSTDRGEHPTYRVDDLLVVEARTNRDGFLYCYYQDADGAVARIFPNRFQPNAFVRGGAAVQIPPGAARAFSIRLDTSRAREAVACVAAPIEFGLRLPQQLKAEDLAPLPVHGIDDLIEDFRQVGGERISVGRMFIEVM encoded by the coding sequence ATGCGCCTGCCGCTTCTGGCCGTTGCCCTGGCCCTGGCAGCCCTGACCCTGGCGGCCTGCCATCCCAACCCCGAGATGGCGCATGTCGCGGTCGAGCCGCGGACGGCGCCGGCCCGCACCATCACCAGCTTCAGCGAATCGCTCCGCTGCATGGACGAGCTCTTCCTGGTCCAGGGCAAGCGGGACATTTACGTGACCAGCGCCGGCGTGCCGGACGCGACCGGCATGATCACGGCCGGCACCAAGGAAATGCTGATCACGGCGGTCGCGAAGATGTCGGCGAAGAGCGGCGCCTTCCGCTTCGTCGACTACGATCCGACGCAGATCGACGTGCAGTTCCTGTCGCAACTGGTGGGCCTGCGCCCTGAATTCGTGGCGCCCAGCTATTACATCCGCGGCGCGATCACCCAGCTTGACGCCAACGTGCTCGACTCCCATGCCGGCGCCGCCCTGTCCCTGCCGTCGGTCGATCTCGCCGTTTCGAGCGATCAGGTCGTGTCCGTCATGTCGGTCGACCTCAACATCGGCAAGCTCGTCAGCCGCCAGATCCTGCCCGGCATGTCGGCCAGCAATTCGATCGCCGTCGTGCGCAGCGGCCATGGCGGCGACGTCGGCGGCGTGATCGGCAAGGCCGGCCTCACCTTCTCCGTGGCACTCGACCGGTCCGAAGGCTTCCACCAGGCGGCGCGCGACCTGATCGAGCTCTCGACGATCGAGGTGCTGGGCAAGCTCACGCGCGTGCCCTACTGGCAGTGCCTGGAGATCGACCAGACCAACCCGACCTACCGGGCCGAAGCGCGCGAATGGTACGACGCCATGGGCGAGGCCGAGCGCGTCCGCTTCGCCAAGACGGGCCTCGCCCGCGCCGGCTACTACGACGGGCCGGTCGACGACAGCGCCGACCCGGCGCTGCGCGACGCCGTGGCCCGCTACCAGGCGGCACACGACCTGATCGCCAGCGGCCGCGTCGATTTCGACGTCTACTATCGCCTGCTCGCGGCCGCCGGCCGGCCGGTGGAAACCGCAGCGCTCGTACCGCCGCCGCCGTCCGCGCCGGACCTGGCGCCGGACCTGGCGCCGGACCCGGCGCCCGTGGCCGCCCCGCCGGCAGCTGCGGAGCCACCACCGGTCGCGGTCGTCCTCAGCACCGATCGCGGCGAGCACCCGACCTATCGCGTCGACGACCTGCTCGTGGTCGAGGCGCGCACCAATCGGGACGGCTTCCTCTACTGCTATTACCAGGACGCCGACGGCGCCGTGGCGCGCATCTTCCCGAACCGGTTCCAGCCGAACGCCTTCGTGCGGGGCGGTGCCGCGGTGCAGATCCCGCCGGGCGCGGCACGGGCGTTCAGCATCCGACTGGACACGTCGCGCGCCCGGGAAGCGGTCGCCTGCGTCGCGGCCCCGATCGAATTCGGGCTCCGGCTGCCGCAGCAGCTCAAGGCAGAGGACCTGGCGCCCCTGCCGGTCCATGGCATCGACGACCTCATCGAGGATTTCCGCCAGGTCGGCGGCGAACGGATCAGTGTTGGAAGGATGTTCATTGAGGTGATGTGA
- a CDS encoding SUMF1/EgtB/PvdO family nonheme iron enzyme, whose amino-acid sequence MIACFLLIQPLASDAATVVTSDTRVALVIGISKYQFAPPLANPGNDARRMAEALRRLNFTVDESYDPDYRGLGRALREFGLKAQSADVALIFFAGHGMQVDHENYLVPADAKLEREHDLLYEALSLDLPLGEVSQAKKIGILLLDACRNNPFVDRMTRSVSMAGRSVDKPKGLARVDRVPRNTIVVMATRADEITDDGTGEDSPFTQALLAHLQIPGLELSLFFRSVRDTVLRATNYRQEPYVFSSLGADPFYFYPRPPHRPPIIGSIAELSVPDVAGPTPLSVPRPTAPDDDPLTIRILSLPQSGEIRIDGKVVAQNDAVTLEKFATATFKPDPKVTGPVGTFDFLVDDGRGGTVVGSLPIRVIPTRRPPVVEPERILSIYPAALGIRPPVAPDGGALTVTITGLPSRGVVRKGATVLKTGDRMQPGDLEILTYTPEPGTVGDAGVLRYVADDGRGGTTEGRLQIRVATADESIGATSEAALWRRVRDEGDRDAIEAYLKLFPDSRFADAARQRIEVAAAPQATAPAPKPATAPPPAPAAKPVQTATAPAPAASPEPTARAADARRMPADNQVAAAPSPPPKPEHGQTTFQECPTCPGMVQIPAGSFSMGQVSGDPSAAPVHHVVLRAFALAVHPVTVAEWKACVAANGCSSVPRMVDATDQTPVHNISWDDAQEYVVWLSQKTGHRYRLPTEAEWEYAARANTTTRYWWGNEAGVGLANCEDCGGTQERSTPLPVGSFKPNPFGLFDVSGGVAEWVADCWYPTYQGAPTDGSAREQKNCRTRVLRGGSFRSGHNDVTPTARGQYDASVRYIANGLRVAAEVE is encoded by the coding sequence GTGATCGCCTGCTTCCTCCTGATCCAGCCCTTGGCATCGGATGCGGCGACGGTGGTCACCAGCGACACCCGCGTGGCGCTGGTCATCGGCATCAGCAAGTACCAGTTCGCGCCGCCGCTCGCCAATCCGGGCAACGACGCGCGACGGATGGCCGAGGCGCTGCGCCGCCTGAATTTCACCGTCGACGAGTCCTATGATCCCGACTATCGCGGGCTCGGCCGGGCGCTCCGGGAGTTCGGGCTCAAGGCCCAGTCGGCCGACGTGGCGTTGATCTTCTTCGCCGGACACGGCATGCAGGTCGACCACGAGAACTATCTCGTCCCGGCCGACGCCAAGCTCGAGCGCGAGCATGACCTGCTCTATGAGGCGCTGTCGCTCGACCTGCCGCTCGGCGAGGTCTCGCAGGCCAAGAAGATCGGCATCCTGCTGCTCGACGCCTGCCGCAACAACCCGTTCGTCGACCGGATGACGCGGTCCGTGAGCATGGCCGGCCGCTCGGTCGACAAGCCGAAGGGGCTGGCCCGCGTCGATCGCGTACCGCGCAACACCATCGTCGTCATGGCGACCCGCGCCGACGAGATCACCGACGACGGCACCGGCGAGGACAGCCCGTTCACCCAGGCGCTGCTCGCCCACCTGCAGATCCCGGGGCTCGAGCTCAGCCTGTTCTTCCGCAGCGTGCGCGACACGGTGCTCCGGGCGACGAACTACCGCCAGGAGCCCTATGTCTTCAGTTCGCTCGGCGCCGATCCGTTCTATTTCTACCCGCGCCCGCCGCACCGCCCGCCGATCATCGGCTCGATCGCGGAACTCTCCGTTCCCGACGTGGCCGGCCCGACCCCGCTCAGCGTCCCCCGGCCGACCGCACCCGACGACGATCCGCTGACCATCCGCATCCTGTCCCTGCCGCAATCGGGCGAGATCCGCATCGATGGCAAGGTCGTGGCCCAGAACGATGCCGTGACGCTCGAGAAATTCGCGACGGCCACCTTCAAGCCCGACCCCAAAGTGACCGGGCCGGTCGGCACGTTCGATTTCCTGGTCGATGACGGGCGTGGCGGCACGGTCGTCGGCAGCCTGCCGATCCGGGTCATCCCGACGCGCCGGCCGCCCGTGGTCGAGCCGGAGCGCATCCTTAGCATCTATCCGGCAGCCCTCGGCATCCGTCCGCCCGTAGCACCGGACGGCGGCGCGCTGACCGTGACGATCACCGGCCTGCCCTCGCGCGGCGTCGTGCGCAAGGGCGCCACCGTGCTCAAGACCGGCGACCGGATGCAACCCGGCGACCTCGAGATCCTGACCTATACGCCCGAGCCGGGAACGGTCGGCGACGCCGGGGTGCTGCGCTACGTCGCCGATGACGGGCGCGGCGGTACCACGGAGGGGCGCCTGCAGATCCGCGTCGCCACAGCGGACGAGAGCATCGGTGCCACCTCGGAGGCAGCACTCTGGCGGCGAGTGCGGGACGAGGGCGACCGGGACGCCATCGAGGCGTACCTGAAGCTGTTCCCGGACTCGCGCTTCGCCGACGCGGCCCGCCAGCGCATCGAAGTCGCGGCCGCCCCACAGGCCACGGCGCCGGCGCCCAAGCCGGCAACCGCTCCACCGCCGGCACCCGCGGCGAAGCCCGTACAGACGGCGACGGCGCCCGCCCCGGCCGCGAGCCCGGAGCCCACCGCCCGGGCGGCGGACGCGCGGCGCATGCCGGCCGACAATCAGGTCGCGGCCGCGCCAAGCCCGCCGCCGAAGCCGGAGCACGGCCAGACGACATTCCAGGAATGCCCGACCTGCCCCGGCATGGTGCAGATCCCCGCCGGCAGCTTCTCGATGGGCCAGGTGAGCGGCGATCCCAGCGCAGCACCCGTCCATCATGTGGTGCTCCGCGCCTTCGCGCTGGCGGTCCATCCGGTGACGGTCGCCGAGTGGAAGGCCTGCGTCGCCGCGAACGGGTGCTCGTCCGTGCCGCGCATGGTCGACGCGACGGACCAGACGCCCGTGCACAACATCAGCTGGGACGATGCCCAGGAATATGTCGTCTGGCTGTCGCAGAAGACCGGTCACCGCTACCGGCTGCCGACCGAGGCGGAATGGGAATACGCCGCCCGAGCGAACACTACGACCCGGTACTGGTGGGGCAACGAGGCCGGCGTGGGGCTCGCCAACTGCGAGGATTGCGGTGGCACCCAGGAAAGGAGCACGCCACTGCCGGTCGGGTCCTTCAAGCCGAACCCGTTCGGGCTGTTCGACGTCAGCGGCGGGGTCGCCGAATGGGTCGCCGACTGCTGGTACCCGACCTACCAAGGGGCGCCCACCGACGGCAGCGCGCGCGAGCAGAAGAACTGCCGCACACGCGTGCTGCGCGGCGGCTCGTTCCGCTCCGGCCACAACGACGTGACGCCGACCGCCCGCGGCCAGTACGACGCCTCCGTCCGCTATATCGCGAACGGCCTCAGGGTCGCCGCCGAGGTCGAATGA
- a CDS encoding DUF1150 family protein → MYGVSKLEGVAVRNFAALGMEYVAYIKPVRVRGIAAYAVHAADGTPLSLFADRDSALAAVRQHDLSPVSLH, encoded by the coding sequence ATGTACGGCGTGAGCAAGCTCGAAGGGGTCGCTGTCAGGAACTTCGCGGCCCTGGGCATGGAGTATGTCGCCTACATCAAGCCGGTCCGGGTTCGCGGCATCGCGGCCTATGCGGTGCATGCCGCGGACGGCACGCCGCTCTCGCTCTTCGCTGACCGGGACTCAGCGCTGGCCGCGGTGCGGCAGCATGACCTCTCGCCGGTGAGCCTGCATTGA